A segment of the Manihot esculenta cultivar AM560-2 chromosome 13, M.esculenta_v8, whole genome shotgun sequence genome:
gccctgttcagccatttcttgtatgtttttctatgatttattcatgatgttttagggggtttttggggagtatattagagttatgtttatgtatgtttggtccctcattggagtccacctgtgtaggttcggacccgaggaaccgaggaccccagcagtgagccagctgctacagagtttgtcagagctagccagaggtgagtggaataaaccttaagttttaaaataaatgaaatatgaattttgagcatgatccatgcatcatgaatgccatgagatatagtaggttgtttgcattagtattcacgaatatgttgcattgcatttatgatgttgatgtggattggttattggatgatcctttagtcctcatatggtatgatgatgttacggcatgatatggtatgaaagtccaggttgtacccattctacgtccctggcacgatgtaagagaaagtccaggttgtacccactctacgtccctggcacattggtatgtatgatatgttatgttaagagaaagaccggttgtacccattctacgtcccggcactttggaatggagaggactataggtgacaataccatccgagatgtgatttgttatgatgtgttgcatttcatgaaagcatggaattttaatatatgatttcactattctgctcactgggctttgtagctcacccctctcccctaaccccagatgtgcaggtacaaggtagatcaggaggttagccagagttttgaagtatgtttatgtaatagttagattgtggacatgacaattgtactatgatgtaatgtaagagattacagttatattatgtgtaatgatattgaggtttagaattgtgcttgaccttagttcattgtaatcccttgttgatgcatgatcttagatagttgatgatacagatgttagccaactcaacacatgtatatcgcccattggggcattgatgagatcccacagaaaggtcaagtttatgattatgttttagtgcatgtacaggttgagtttggtgtatgaggaatgaatgaaagaaaagtttaaatttttatatatgcttgttgatcatgtatgggattgaacaggtttacaggttatatgtcaggcttgctacggtttccggcggccttatgccgatctggatcctagcgccggtaacggtccgattttcgagtcgttacaataAGTTTTGTTAACTTGGACATATTAACTTatgaatttattagtaaattaatttaatattatggtATAAATGAATTTGTTTGTGTAGTTTAGAGTacattagtttaaaattttgtttaggGGAGAAGTGTAATAAGTAaatttgggttttttttttgccattttgtcaaataaaattctataatttatttgaaattctTTAAAGAAATGAGTGAAATTTAAGCATTCTTCCTTCATTCGTTGTTTTCCATTTCAATAaagttagttaattaattaatgtcaCCGGAAAATAAAGAGACTGCCAAAAAGAAGTGGACCACTAAGGTTTATGCTATTTTTTAACATATATGGGCAGGGCATGGAAAATGGAAGGAGACTCACCCACCATCTGACCTTTGCTTTTACTCTCTTGAATGTTGAGTGGTCATACTCATACTTTGAATTTAAGCATTTGAATGCACAATTCTATATGTGGAAAACGTGTTGTAGCTAAATTTCTTTCAATCTCCTATTCCATATCAAATTTCATCTTTCACACTTTAATGCAAGaaaatgaatatatttttagttGTCATCAAAACCTTAACATCATTGACACAAATGAATCAGAAACGTGTCCATCTTTTCATTCTACGATACACAAAAGTCTAAATTATTAGAGCTTACGGCTATTTTatcgacaaaaaaaaaaaataaaagacgaccataaatcaataaaaaataacggAAATTCTTATccactatttaaaattaataattccacaagaatttaatttattggaTTTTTTTAATAGTTCTCTTAATAAAGCTTATTACCCTTTGCACAAATGGACAAGAAATATGTTGATCTTTTCTTTAAACAAAAGACTAATCTCTCAAAGTTTGTAGCTACTTTTTTCCAATTATGTTATTTACAAGGATTAAACCTAATATTTCTTATTATAAATGCAATGGGTTTTACTATTACACTCAATTCTTTATTaactactaaaaataaaaatagagaacCACTATtagctaaaaaaaaaatatccatcaaaactcttaaaatttATAGGAGAAAAGGAAGACATAAAAGAGAAAGCAAAGAGCTCTGTTTGTTTGCCAAGAAAACTAAACATACAAAACTTTTCCTTACCTTGCCTAATATTTTATGTATTGACATGAAAATGGGTAAAATTTTCCTGCCAAGATTTTGTCACTTATGCATGCAATTCTAGCAtagatggaaaaaaaaaaatccaaaagattagttaaaagaaaaatacatgacATTTATGTAGATGGAGAGTGATAAAAATTAGGAGAAGtaattccatttcaaaaaaaaagaaaaaaaattaggaGAAGTACTTattctatattataaattttgtctattttattttttttcatatattaagaagtaattattattttaattaaacaatacatttttaatattaactTTCCGATTATatctatatttaatatataataataatattaagtatTAACTTTCGGAaagtatatttatatattaattataatataaaaagaatttatggacaaataaaaacaaattgatAAAAACTACAGGATAAAgggattatattttaaaattttatgaggtaatttgaattttgagattttcgttttagaattaaattgtgatccaatttaaaaagtttactgtatattttaaatagaatgtttctatattaaaaaatatcggcttaaattaggggtgagcattcggtcggttcggttcaaaatcgaatcgaactgaataaatcgaaaattgaaattttaatatttatcaaaattgaaccgaaccaattttggtcagaaactgaatcgaaccgaaccgaaccgatctgattcgattcgattcggtttgatcgattttgatttttaataaatattttattttttacactttgtttttaatattttaaaatttaattaaaatattttaatgctagtatgatttaatttctctatattattaaaaataacatattattatcattaaatcggttcggttcaatttttttaatttttttttattaaaattgaaccgaaccgaaataatcgaaatttttgaaattaaaaaccgaactgaaccaaaatgaataaaaaatcgaattaaaattttaaattaattcggttcgatcgattttttcggtttgaatcgaatactgctcaTTCCTAACTAAAATCATGTATTTAGATAATAcgagtaaaattataaaattttatttatcgtAATAAAATCCCATTTAGATGTAACTTTCAACTCTTCAAATGGATTAAAATAGGAATAGCACTTAAGCATATACAAGCATAGTTCATTTGAATATGCATTCAAATGCAAAAATTTCATGTAATGAGTTTGCATCTTATGCCTTCAACTGAATGGTTGGAATAATACCATTGTAGAATGCTTATGAAGAATTAGATTCATTAGAATATATTAATGTCAATTTTTCATAAGAAATATCAAAACTCCTTTAAAATATCTCCGgacgaaaatatattttattttatttttttaaaaagaaaatatgattttttaacaaaaattttatgtatcaaattaaattactaaATAGTCTTACCGGTGGATTCTTATAGCAAATAgatattaaattcaaattacaaataaataaagactaataagataaatttatttttgagttATAAGGAGATGAAAATatcaaatttcttttttttttttaaatttatttttgaattattattaaaatgttaaataagGTCATCACTtatcaaaatatgaaaatttgagTTGCGCTTTTAATTATTTGGCCTGTCATATTTAACCTTTCAATGATAGTTTAAAGATATATTTAGatcgaaaaataaaatttgataattttgacGTATAGTTCAAAagcaaatttaaactttttactaataaataaatatttgggTATCTTTTTATCATACAATTAGACTATGATTTAAGAGAATCTAATCTAAGTAAGATATTACATTGGCAACCATGAGATAGAAAGAGCTTAATGGAAAGACAATGGAGATAGCAACAGAGAGTGCAGTAATATTTCAAGTACAATTCCTTGCTACTGCTAATGGAGATTTCAATGTTCTTGAGAAAGATTGGGAATCTAATTCTCAACATTGTTTAAGACAATTCCAGAGATGTTGGGAGGAAATGCCAAAAGCACATCCTATTGTATATTACTAAAACACATCAATCTCCTGAATTGACTCTGCTTTGTAGAGAAGTGGGGAAAAGCTTtatgctttttatttttaatatcccTGTTGCCTGTTGCCCATCTCCATGTGTTTGCAAATTTTTGAACTGATTTTGCTCCTACTCCACTATCAACCATGGATATGGTATTCCAttcttttgaaaataaaataaaagaaaaagattggaatgtgcatggcatagaATATATGCAACATTAGCTTTAagtaacaaaaagaaaaaaaaagcccAACTTCGAGGGTATGCATAATTGCTATCAATTAAGGAATCGACAGCTGATACAAGCCAATGGGcttcatttcttttttctttttaatcaaaCAATGGGCTTCAGGTTAATACTTGAACTAGGGAATGCTCAAATagccaaatatatatataaaataattttttttaaaataaaaattaaaaattagagatgCATGTCTCAGATTTAATCAAATACATTTAACATCAGATTAAATATGTGATGCGAattattatattgataaaaaaatatttcacaaTGGGCTATTGACCCAATCATAGGTGCCGCTTCAGCCCAATGTGCCTTTCGACTCCAATTTGACCATCCTAATTATCGAAGATATTTAATCTAGTTTATTTTTaccttttatttaaattaatttaaaatttcaatttaaattctatctaattcaaattttttttaaaaattgagttaAATTTATTGTTAGAACAATTACTTGAATTTTAGCCATTTCTCTTGATTTATTGATTTAGtcaatttttttagttaatttgaaaaaaataaaaaaatgttaaattaaaCTTTATAGAGGGAGTATTTATCCATTGTTTTAAGAGGAATTATTAGTGAATTATTGAATTTCTGATCTGCAATATAATCAATATTGGCTTACGTCCCAGAGTTTACCATCAGAATAAacatctttaattttttttaatattaataaattaattattttaatttgagtcgtctttttttttaatttacggtttactaataataaatttaacataataattttttattaataaaataaaaaattaaaaaaataaattatttattattaaaaatatagaaataaaattataaattttattaaatttcaaaatttatatagtAAATTACCCTAAAAACAATTAAGCAGAATaccattttttagaaaaattaaaaataattcgcatttatagtttattgctatctaaattttactttttattaaaattaattttgtcattttataaaaatttaagtatgtAATTAGTAGAATTTAGATAACAATAGTAAAAGGTGGATTCGTTCCTaatattttctttcataaaTGTTGATAATATTGTTAATtgcaatttaataaattttaattttaattaaaaaaatctaattgtaatttaaatgttttaataggTTAATTACGAAGACACGCGAGATAAAAAAGGTGCAGAAATCAAAATTAAGAAGGGAAGGATACAGAAATGGAAGATGAAGGAGAGATATACGACGGAACAAGAGCTCAGTTCCCTCTCACTTTCGGCAAACAATCGAAATCCCAAACCCCTCTCGAGCAAATCCATAACGCCACCCGCCGCCCTACTCCTCCCTCCACCGCCTCTGACGACAAATCCAATGCTTTCCCTTCTCTCTCTTCCTCCTCCAAGGCCTGGCTCGACTCTCTTCGCACCTCCAAAACCCCTAACCCTAACCCTACAATTGGGCCTTCTCCCCCTAATTCCAGCCCCCACGACAACGAAGATGTCATTATTGGACCCCCTCGCCCGCCAGCAGGTTTTAGTAATGCGGTTGAGGATGATGAAGATGGTAAAGTTATGGTAGGGCCTTCTGGTGATGACGACGACGATGATTCTGTGATGATTGGACCGCCACGTCCGCCACCGTCACGAGATTCGGATTCcgaggaagaagaggaggaagaggagaatCGGCATCGAATACCTATGAGTAATGAGATTGTGCTCAAGGGCCATTCTAAGGTAACTATTACTTTTAGGGTCGGTCAGTATATGAGATGATGTTGGCTGCTGCTTCATTTTTTTCAGTTTGCTTTTTTGGCATTTAATTCTATTATCAGGAGGAAAAATGTTGACTAGCTCGCTTTGGATTTTGTGGCTTAAAGTTAGTTATTAATGATCAGATGAAAGATGATTTTCTTTGGTTATGTTTTTCAGGTTGTCTCAGCTCTTGCTGTTGATCACACTGGGTCTAGAGTTCTTTCTGGGAGTTACGACTATACAGTACGCATGTATGACTTCCAAGGGATGAATTCACGTTTGCAATCATTTAGGCAGCTTGAACCATTTGAAGGTCATCAAGTTCGCAATTTAAGCTGGAGCCCAACTGCAGATCGTTTTTTGTGTGTGACGGGTTCTGCTCAAGCTAAGGTAGTTCAgcatatttttatcatttgctTGGAAGCTGCAATGGTTAATGGATAAACTCATAGTTGTCTTCCTTTGCACTTTCAGATATATGACCGTGATGGACTTACACTAGGTGAGTTTGTAAAAGGGGACATGTACATTCGTGATTTGAAGAATACCAAAGGCCACATATCTGGGTTGACTTGTGGAGAGTGGCATCCTAAAACTAAAGAGACTATTTTGACATCTTCAGAGGATGGATCATTGCGTATATGGGATGTAAATGATTTCAAAAGTCAAAAGCaggtttttatttttctactcACTCACTTCTGCCTTGTGAAACTGTGATCTGTTGGAGTGATGCCATgcatttcacttttttttttttttttttctcgtaATTTTATAATGAAAGAATACACCAAATATGCTATGCACCAATTACAAAGAGAAGTGTACATCCAAAAATAGTTGTAGAAATGAACTTTTCAATAAGCCTGGctggtgtgtgtgtgtgtgtgtgtgtgagagagagagagagagagagagagagagagagagagagagagagagagacctaCATGGTAAAGAAGTTACCTTGGTCTTCTTTAACATATTAATCAAGATAGTTACTGGACGATTTGGCGATGCATACAGAATTCTAATGGAATGAATCCAGAAGCAAATTTCAGTCTATGCATTCAACCCTAGATCCCCCAAATGAAAGCATCTCTAATAGATTTCAGTGAACCTGTGTTACCATGTCCCCTCATGGAACTGCTCTCCAAAATGAGTTGTGACCCACTGTTGTGAATTGTGATCTTGCCTTACTGGATTGTGTAACATAAAAGTTCTATACCTCTTATGTTACCCATTCTGCATATTGTACTGAACCACATTTCAGGTAACATCAGTCTGCAGTATGAACAGGTTTCATAAAATTTCAGACTGTTGGAAAGTAATGAATAAAGCAGTCTATACTTGGCACTCCATATGAAATGAAATAGGAGTTTATATTGTCTCCTAAGTGTTTTTCTTCAGGCTTGATTTAGTTCTCCAAATTTTAAGCAAACATATGGTTAATTGAGGGTGGGCTGTAGTGCACCACTGAGGCCACACCATTGTAATGTGGAGGTTGCTGGTTTTAAACACGAAAGGAGCAGGTTTATCCATCTGGTTCTGAAGTTCACAATATAGGATGATTCATCGCTGTGAGACATATCTTTGGAATGTTATCTAACTAGAAAAGAGAGGGCTGTTGATTAAGTATTTTAATCATTATCTGTACAGGTCATCAAACCGAAGCTTGCTAGGCCTGGAAGAATTCCAGTTACAACATGTGCTTGGGATCGTGAAGGAAAATGCATTGCTGGTGGCATTGGAGATGGTTCTATACAGGTTTCGTGCTTTATTGTCATgatagcttttttttttaactgttAATTTACTAAAAGCTGGGATAGAAAATTGTCATGActcttaatatattattttcatccTGCTTTTGAACTCTTTCCTTTTTTATCTTCCTGCTTTAAAGCAATGTTTTCCTTATACATTTTGCTTAATGTATCTTTGCAGATATGGAACCTCAAGCCTGGATGGGGAAGCAGGCCAGATTTGCATCTTGAGAAAGCTCATTCTGATGATATTACTGGGCTTAAATTTTCTAGTGATGGACGATTTCTACTTTCAAGAAGCTTTGATGGCTCACTGAAGGTAATTATCAAATAAGTGTCATTAGCATAGTGATGTAGAACAAGAacaacaagatcaagagaaacaaaatttcaaaataaagaaaaaacaatCTCTAAAGACTAAATAATCAAAAATCACTATTTAATTGTCCATAATACCATAAATAATCAAGCTACTAACCAGTAAAAACTATACCTATTTATAGAGTTTTTGCAACTGTACTTAAAATTATGATTAAGAATTCTAATTAAATTGAGTTAGGctacaaataaaaccctaattaaactaacaaataaataaaatacttccaaaataataatagaagTATTCTACTTCCTAATtttgcaattaaaattaaatttgttataattgATGAGAGCTTCTCCTAACTAATAGGGGATATGGTTATGAGGAAATCATGTGATTGATTTGTAAAATCATTTGTCAATGAATAATTGATTTTTGCTTGTAGAGTGTTTCGTGGAtgccatataaattttatatcttcCATCATAAAATATGGACTCTTATGTATTTTATGTAAATGGCATTAGTGAATGAAATTGTTGACAAAAAAGGTtcctaatta
Coding sequences within it:
- the LOC110630172 gene encoding WD repeat-containing protein 70: MEDEGEIYDGTRAQFPLTFGKQSKSQTPLEQIHNATRRPTPPSTASDDKSNAFPSLSSSSKAWLDSLRTSKTPNPNPTIGPSPPNSSPHDNEDVIIGPPRPPAGFSNAVEDDEDGKVMVGPSGDDDDDDSVMIGPPRPPPSRDSDSEEEEEEEENRHRIPMSNEIVLKGHSKVVSALAVDHTGSRVLSGSYDYTVRMYDFQGMNSRLQSFRQLEPFEGHQVRNLSWSPTADRFLCVTGSAQAKIYDRDGLTLGEFVKGDMYIRDLKNTKGHISGLTCGEWHPKTKETILTSSEDGSLRIWDVNDFKSQKQVIKPKLARPGRIPVTTCAWDREGKCIAGGIGDGSIQIWNLKPGWGSRPDLHLEKAHSDDITGLKFSSDGRFLLSRSFDGSLKVWDLRKTKDTLRAFEDLPNNYAQTNIAFSPDEKLFLTGTSVERESTTGGLLCFYDLEKLDLVSRVGISPTCSVVQCMWHPKLNQIFATSGDKSQGGTHILYDPTLSERGALVCVARAPRKKSVDDFEAQPVIHNPHALPLFRDQPSRKRQREKILKDPIKSHKPELPITGPGYGGRVGASKGSLLTQYLLKQGGMIKETWMEEDPREAILKYADVAAKDPKYIAPAYSETQPQPVFAKSDSEDEEK